From a single Nostoc edaphicum CCNP1411 genomic region:
- a CDS encoding mCpol domain-containing protein, which yields MVRYRKIIETQTNKYVAIDSDSSDKEFFKDNLGHSIQLKLQGDQSKDNAIYRIAASSISASVEDLIRLLVSKFILADTPDGVDRRTFGQKLKIIQAKIESDAPSDFDLEFFSKFNDFILYLRNSSTHKGKLLTDLEKFKAELSVKMAFPFIDFYTDIVHPLLSNGELSKEPKHMKRLSYAEIAAGETLYYGLDGDDTGKILEELFLACSDEASFRKLSKNIANAISRIAKFVTDKLGKNAIVFEAGDDLLFKGNLQEEMLLEMKAMYSQLTPGLTCSIGYGRSFQEVYLALKLAKTQPGKNAIVGIELC from the coding sequence AGAAACTCAAACTAATAAATATGTAGCTATAGATTCAGATTCTTCTGATAAAGAGTTTTTTAAAGATAACTTAGGTCATTCTATTCAGCTAAAGTTACAAGGTGATCAAAGTAAAGATAATGCTATCTATCGTATAGCAGCTTCATCAATTTCGGCGAGTGTAGAGGATCTAATTCGACTTCTCGTCAGTAAATTTATCTTGGCTGATACACCTGACGGAGTAGATCGCAGAACTTTTGGACAAAAGCTCAAAATTATTCAAGCCAAAATTGAAAGTGATGCTCCATCTGACTTTGATTTAGAGTTTTTTAGCAAATTTAATGATTTCATTTTGTACTTGAGAAATAGTTCCACACACAAGGGCAAACTTTTAACTGATTTGGAGAAATTCAAGGCAGAGCTTTCTGTCAAAATGGCTTTTCCTTTTATTGATTTTTATACAGATATTGTGCATCCTTTGCTATCAAATGGTGAGCTTTCTAAAGAACCTAAGCATATGAAAAGATTATCGTATGCTGAGATAGCAGCAGGAGAGACTTTATATTATGGGTTAGATGGAGATGATACAGGAAAGATATTAGAAGAACTTTTTCTTGCCTGTAGCGATGAAGCTAGTTTTCGGAAGTTAAGTAAAAATATAGCTAATGCAATTTCAAGGATTGCTAAATTTGTTACTGATAAGCTTGGCAAGAATGCAATTGTATTTGAAGCAGGTGACGATCTTCTATTTAAGGGAAATCTTCAAGAAGAAATGCTTTTAGAAATGAAAGCTATGTATTCACAACTAACACCTGGACTAACGTGTTCAATTGGATATGGGCGATCATTTCAAGAAGTATATTTGGCATTGAAACTTGCAAAAACTCAGCCAGGTAAAAATGCTATTGTTGGAATTGAGCTTTGCTGA
- a CDS encoding GIY-YIG nuclease family protein, with translation MPTNDSELQAQARRILDAIAFIPFEQCQPLTRDFARIPARPGIYAIRHKTDGLLYIGKTKSLRGRFSGGHKAFLWAWLDKYTALPAAMRYIILKAENYARRGARRKTVLHNSGKRCNPLLSLSENICLF, from the coding sequence ATGCCAACAAATGATTCTGAGCTTCAAGCTCAAGCTCGGAGAATTCTGGATGCGATCGCCTTCATTCCCTTTGAACAATGCCAACCCTTGACTCGTGATTTTGCCAGAATTCCGGCTCGTCCTGGCATCTATGCAATCAGGCATAAGACTGACGGATTGCTCTACATCGGTAAAACCAAGAGCTTGCGGGGGCGTTTTAGTGGTGGACATAAAGCTTTTTTGTGGGCGTGGCTCGATAAGTATACAGCACTTCCGGCAGCTATGAGGTACATCATCCTCAAAGCTGAAAACTATGCTAGGAGAGGGGCAAGAAGAAAAACTGTATTGCATAATAGCGGTAAGCGCTGTAACCCTCTTCTGTCACTCTCCGAAAACATTTGCCTTTTCTAA
- a CDS encoding DUF3598 family protein: MSNIREGMPVLARHEGDWVGTYTLIDTTGKILDNYESHLTCQFPENGPHPYYQINRYKWSDGKREEYEFPGIYKDNKLWFDTDRIEGKAWEADDSIVILWFTYKSNPDMSLYEMIYISPDNNNRARTWHWFKNNQIFQRTLIQEERLR, encoded by the coding sequence ATGTCTAATATTCGAGAAGGTATGCCCGTACTCGCCCGTCATGAAGGAGATTGGGTAGGAACTTATACATTAATTGATACAACAGGAAAAATTCTTGACAACTATGAATCTCACTTAACTTGTCAATTTCCAGAAAATGGCCCTCATCCCTATTACCAAATAAATCGCTACAAGTGGTCTGATGGGAAACGAGAGGAGTATGAATTTCCAGGAATATACAAAGATAATAAGCTCTGGTTTGACACCGATCGCATTGAAGGAAAAGCCTGGGAAGCCGATGATTCCATTGTTATTTTGTGGTTTACTTATAAGTCAAACCCAGATATGAGCTTATATGAAATGATCTACATTAGTCCTGACAATAACAATCGCGCCCGCACTTGGCATTGGTTTAAAAACAATCAAATCTTTCAACGCACTCTAATTCAAGAAGAACGGCTAAGATAG
- the hisS gene encoding histidine--tRNA ligase, whose translation MAKGDKINFSTPSGFPEFLPSEKRLELYLLDIIRRVFESYGFTPIETPAVERLEVLQAKGNQGDNIIYGIDPILPPNRQAERDRSGETGSEARALKFDQTVPLAAYIARHLNELTFPFARYQTDVVFRGERAKDGRFRQFRQCDIDVVARRELSLLYDAQMPAIITEIFEAINIGDFLIRINNRKVLTGFFKSLGIVENQIKSCIGIVDTLEKIGESKVKQDLEKEGISAEQAQKIIEFIKIDGSIDDVLDKLKHLAQNLLETEQLSLGITELETVIAGVRNLGVAENRFCIDLSIARGLDYYTGTVYETTLLGHEALGSICSGGRYEELVGVFLGEKMPGVGISIGLTRLISRLLKAGILNTLAATPAQVMVVNMQEDLMPTYLKVSQHLRQAGINVITNFDKRPLGKQFQLADKQGIQFCVIIGSEEAAAQKSSLKDLKTGEQVEVLLENLAEEVKTRLT comes from the coding sequence ATGGCCAAAGGTGACAAAATAAACTTTTCTACTCCTAGCGGTTTCCCAGAATTTCTGCCTAGTGAAAAGCGTCTAGAATTATATTTACTAGATATCATCCGTAGAGTTTTTGAAAGCTATGGATTTACGCCCATCGAAACACCTGCTGTAGAACGTTTAGAAGTGCTGCAAGCTAAAGGTAATCAAGGCGATAATATCATTTATGGAATTGATCCTATACTGCCACCAAATCGGCAAGCCGAGAGAGATAGATCGGGCGAAACTGGTTCAGAAGCTAGAGCTTTAAAGTTTGATCAAACAGTTCCTTTAGCGGCGTATATTGCCCGTCACCTGAACGAATTAACCTTTCCCTTTGCCCGTTACCAAACGGATGTAGTTTTTCGGGGAGAACGGGCTAAAGATGGGCGTTTTCGTCAGTTTCGTCAGTGCGATATTGATGTAGTTGCTCGTCGTGAACTCAGCTTGCTTTATGATGCTCAAATGCCTGCAATTATCACTGAGATATTTGAAGCAATTAATATTGGCGATTTTCTGATTCGCATCAATAACCGAAAAGTTCTGACTGGTTTCTTTAAATCACTGGGAATTGTCGAAAATCAAATTAAATCGTGTATTGGTATTGTTGACACACTAGAAAAGATTGGTGAAAGTAAAGTAAAACAAGATTTAGAAAAAGAAGGAATTTCAGCCGAACAGGCGCAAAAAATTATTGAGTTTATTAAAATTGACGGTTCGATTGATGACGTATTAGACAAGCTCAAGCATCTCGCTCAAAATCTGCTAGAAACCGAGCAATTGAGCTTAGGCATTACCGAATTAGAAACGGTAATTGCAGGGGTGCGTAATCTCGGAGTTGCCGAAAACCGTTTCTGTATTGATTTATCTATTGCCCGTGGTCTTGATTACTATACTGGCACAGTTTACGAAACAACCCTATTAGGACATGAAGCTTTAGGTAGTATTTGTTCTGGCGGTAGATATGAAGAATTAGTCGGGGTATTTTTGGGCGAGAAAATGCCTGGTGTAGGCATTTCTATTGGCTTAACTCGCTTAATTAGCCGCTTGTTAAAAGCTGGTATTCTAAATACCTTAGCTGCTACACCAGCCCAAGTGATGGTAGTGAATATGCAAGAAGATTTAATGCCCACTTATTTAAAAGTTTCTCAACATCTTCGTCAGGCGGGAATTAATGTGATTACTAACTTTGATAAGCGTCCTTTGGGTAAACAATTTCAATTAGCAGACAAGCAAGGAATTCAATTTTGTGTAATTATTGGTTCTGAAGAAGCAGCCGCACAAAAATCCTCGCTCAAAGATTTGAAAACAGGTGAGCAAGTAGAAGTGCTACTAGAAAACTTGGCTGAGGAAGTTAAAACAAGGCTTACCTAA
- a CDS encoding DUF1877 family protein, translated as MGIIGEIKQISASTLELLRKDPLLVRVFRDAQWLPESALWQRATYWKGESAEKTKQEMRARFGKLAKRQGLSRFIPGNRQQWKNNYDWQALEQQFLAEWENPELDLHKYWQELTFLLAGYVPGYYATSQGKIPELIVDQEYKKDFLPFSVIENSAWDGMPLVNAFGAGQEIGNENTTSYGPMRYLSPGDEVGQILDGLLELSQEGFQNRFIRESQNSEPVPWIDWSEEEMLDWMTDYYNEIVDYYQSAVRQHKALLLYLT; from the coding sequence ATGGGAATTATAGGTGAGATTAAGCAGATTTCTGCATCAACCCTTGAATTACTTAGAAAAGATCCACTTCTTGTTCGGGTATTTCGTGATGCTCAATGGTTGCCAGAATCGGCTCTTTGGCAACGAGCAACTTATTGGAAAGGAGAGTCGGCTGAAAAAACCAAACAAGAAATGAGAGCGCGGTTTGGTAAATTGGCTAAAAGGCAGGGTTTAAGCAGGTTTATTCCTGGAAATCGCCAACAATGGAAAAATAATTATGATTGGCAAGCACTAGAACAACAGTTTCTCGCAGAATGGGAAAATCCCGAACTAGATTTACACAAATATTGGCAGGAATTAACGTTTCTATTAGCTGGCTATGTTCCCGGTTATTATGCTACATCTCAAGGGAAAATTCCAGAATTGATAGTAGATCAAGAATATAAAAAAGATTTTCTACCATTTTCAGTGATAGAAAATTCTGCGTGGGATGGTATGCCTTTAGTTAACGCCTTTGGCGCTGGTCAAGAAATCGGTAATGAAAATACAACGAGTTATGGCCCTATGAGGTATCTATCGCCAGGTGATGAAGTTGGACAAATTCTTGATGGGTTATTAGAACTTTCACAAGAGGGGTTCCAGAATCGTTTCATCCGAGAATCACAGAATTCAGAACCAGTACCCTGGATTGACTGGTCTGAAGAAGAAATGTTGGATTGGATGACAGATTACTACAATGAGATTGTTGATTATTACCAGAGTGCTGTCAGGCAACACAAGGCTCTCCTACTTTACCTTACTTAA
- a CDS encoding Uma2 family endonuclease, protein MFAVVTPDTIHLPPGAVVRLLGSWQDYQVLNEQLGDRSSPRIKYRDGEILLMAPLPEYGRKVSVIADVVKVLLDHLGREYEAFTPITMELPQESGIEPDYCFYIENWETIAGKDRINWGVDPSPDLVVEIDITSYTDVNDYLPYRVPEVWLFRKNQLVIYRLQGDRYTVETSSRYFPNINVSEVVTECFKIAYERNTSAAIRELRRKLASEN, encoded by the coding sequence ATGTTTGCTGTTGTCACACCCGATACAATCCATTTGCCCCCAGGCGCAGTAGTACGCCTACTCGGAAGTTGGCAAGACTATCAAGTATTGAATGAACAACTAGGCGATCGCTCTTCGCCTCGTATTAAATATCGAGATGGAGAAATTCTCTTGATGGCACCACTACCAGAATATGGGCGTAAAGTAAGTGTAATTGCAGATGTAGTCAAAGTTTTACTCGATCATCTGGGACGAGAATACGAGGCATTTACCCCAATCACAATGGAACTACCACAAGAAAGTGGTATAGAACCAGACTACTGTTTTTATATTGAAAACTGGGAGACAATCGCAGGTAAAGATCGCATTAATTGGGGCGTCGATCCATCACCTGATTTAGTGGTGGAGATAGACATCACCAGTTACACCGATGTAAATGACTACCTACCTTATCGAGTACCAGAAGTTTGGTTGTTTAGGAAGAACCAGCTTGTAATTTACAGATTGCAGGGCGATCGCTACACTGTTGAAACCAGTAGCCGTTATTTCCCTAACATCAATGTGTCAGAAGTAGTTACAGAGTGTTTTAAAATTGCCTACGAGCGCAATACTAGCGCTGCTATTCGGGAATTACGGCGGAAATTGGCAAGTGAGAATTAA
- a CDS encoding TMEM175 family protein gives MGKGRLEAFSDGVIAIIITIMVLEIKVPHGLDLAALHPLIPVFLSYVLSFIYIGIYWNNHHHLLQAVRQVNGRILWANLHLLFWLSLIPFVTGWMGENHFAAMPVALYGTVLLLNAIAYFILTRVLISYHGRDSTLAIAVGEDLKGKISVVFYAVAIPLAFVNSWFACAFYVLVAIIWLIPDRRIEKTLTS, from the coding sequence ATGGGAAAAGGGAGATTAGAAGCATTCAGTGATGGAGTGATTGCCATCATCATCACTATCATGGTGCTAGAAATCAAAGTGCCGCATGGGTTAGATTTAGCTGCGCTACATCCGCTAATCCCGGTATTTCTGAGCTACGTGCTGAGTTTTATTTATATCGGCATCTATTGGAACAATCACCATCACCTACTACAAGCAGTCCGACAGGTAAATGGGCGTATACTTTGGGCTAATCTGCATCTGCTGTTTTGGTTGTCGCTAATCCCCTTCGTCACTGGTTGGATGGGCGAGAATCACTTTGCCGCCATGCCAGTTGCCCTTTATGGTACGGTGTTGTTGTTGAATGCGATCGCTTACTTCATCCTTACCCGCGTCCTCATTTCTTACCACGGTAGGGATTCAACTTTAGCGATCGCAGTTGGTGAAGACTTAAAAGGAAAAATATCGGTGGTATTCTATGCTGTGGCAATTCCACTTGCCTTTGTGAACTCATGGTTTGCCTGTGCATTCTACGTTTTAGTCGCAATCATCTGGCTGATTCCAGATCGTCGCATTGAGAAGACTCTCACTTCCTAG
- a CDS encoding rubrerythrin family protein has protein sequence MDLSNFSTLQNLEAAFGGESMANRKYLFFAEVARQLGFTDLAKLFKETAEQETEHAFAHFKLLHPELVVEDAAALTDEQKREIVSRCLSLAIEGETYEYTTMYPEFAADAQRDRDNPAAEEFLKQVQESTDHANTFREAAHRFGLLKFIENYHADRYTEALEVLNGGQAATRVAGEEPKTRKWICKQCSMIYDPVAGDPDSGIAPGTPFEEIPEDWECPICGASKKTFKPFEEKVAA, from the coding sequence ATGGATTTGTCTAATTTTTCTACACTTCAAAACTTAGAAGCTGCCTTCGGTGGTGAATCGATGGCAAATCGCAAGTATCTGTTTTTTGCTGAGGTGGCGCGTCAACTTGGGTTTACAGACTTGGCGAAACTTTTTAAAGAAACAGCAGAACAAGAAACAGAACACGCTTTTGCACATTTTAAGTTACTGCATCCAGAACTGGTGGTAGAAGATGCAGCGGCTTTAACTGATGAACAAAAACGGGAAATTGTATCTCGCTGTTTATCTTTGGCAATTGAAGGCGAGACTTATGAATATACTACAATGTATCCTGAGTTTGCCGCAGATGCCCAACGCGATCGCGACAATCCCGCAGCTGAAGAATTTCTCAAACAAGTTCAAGAATCTACCGATCATGCCAACACATTTCGGGAAGCTGCACACCGTTTTGGCTTGTTAAAATTCATCGAAAATTACCACGCCGATCGCTACACTGAAGCCTTAGAAGTATTAAACGGAGGACAAGCAGCAACCAGAGTTGCTGGTGAAGAACCTAAAACTCGTAAATGGATTTGTAAACAATGCAGTATGATTTACGATCCCGTTGCTGGCGATCCTGATTCGGGGATTGCACCTGGTACACCTTTTGAAGAAATTCCCGAAGATTGGGAATGTCCGATTTGCGGCGCTAGCAAAAAAACCTTTAAACCATTTGAGGAAAAAGTTGCAGCTTAA
- a CDS encoding SDR family oxidoreductase, which yields MASLTGKVAIITGASRGIGRAIALKLAGNGASIVVNYAGNAVKAQEVVAEIEKLGVGAIAIQADISKVLDIQRLFEQTLERFGKVNILVNNAGIAFYKPITEVSEEDFDKIFAINVKGTFFACQQAAQHMAEGGRIINFSSSTTAMMLPTYSAYVGTKGAVEQITRVLAKELGAKAIAVNVISPGPTDTELFREGKTQEQIDRLAQMAAFGKLGDVQEIADVVAFLASDEARWITGQNIRVNGGIA from the coding sequence ATGGCATCTTTGACAGGGAAGGTTGCAATTATCACTGGTGCATCGCGGGGAATTGGACGAGCGATCGCACTTAAGTTAGCTGGTAACGGTGCATCTATTGTCGTTAACTATGCAGGTAATGCAGTCAAAGCACAGGAAGTTGTTGCAGAAATTGAAAAGTTGGGAGTAGGTGCGATCGCAATCCAAGCTGATATTAGCAAAGTACTCGACATCCAACGGTTATTTGAGCAAACACTCGAACGCTTTGGTAAAGTCAATATTTTGGTCAACAATGCCGGAATCGCCTTCTATAAACCAATTACTGAGGTGAGTGAAGAAGATTTTGACAAGATTTTTGCTATTAACGTCAAAGGTACTTTTTTTGCTTGTCAACAAGCGGCGCAACACATGGCAGAGGGGGGACGGATTATCAACTTTTCCTCATCTACTACGGCGATGATGCTGCCAACTTACAGCGCTTATGTAGGAACCAAGGGTGCTGTTGAACAAATCACGCGGGTACTAGCTAAAGAATTAGGTGCAAAAGCGATCGCAGTTAATGTTATTTCTCCTGGCCCCACCGATACAGAACTATTTCGAGAAGGCAAAACACAAGAACAGATAGACCGTTTAGCCCAAATGGCTGCTTTTGGCAAACTGGGAGATGTGCAAGAAATCGCCGATGTAGTAGCGTTTCTCGCTAGCGATGAAGCCAGGTGGATTACTGGCCAAAACATCCGTGTCAACGGTGGAATTGCATGA
- a CDS encoding efflux RND transporter periplasmic adaptor subunit — MTSPEPQTDFGEKAPQTSFEPPSGKRRWLWLFLAALLLLGGGVTIVWRLLTPQNSAPSTANAQPEGVRVKISTVQSGIIEESSDFIASLKSQRSVTLQPKIQGQVTQILVKSGDPVAEGAAILQVDRTPQAAIALKNSVPPAFLMQLANARATLQSLEAERPSYIANVQLYEQNYEKFLALAEQGAVSRQTSNQFANRLANAKTSLNAIDSRIQVQRANILQAEKTLQQADVNTQTQQPQSDKITAPFSGTVGNLGVKVGNLVNTSTPLVNITQNRPLEVNISVPLQQAPQLRKGMPVEVMNTQGQKLGRSRVFYIAPNPSTETQTILIKALFDNPNGQLRADQLVRARVFWNQRPGVLIPTTAMTRVGGDTFVYVVETETSPQGVSQQVARQKRVKLGEIKDNNYQVIEGLQPEDKVIISGLLNLRDGVAIVPEF; from the coding sequence ATGACATCCCCTGAGCCTCAAACTGATTTTGGAGAAAAAGCTCCACAAACCTCATTTGAGCCACCTTCTGGAAAACGGCGGTGGCTTTGGTTATTTTTAGCAGCACTACTATTGTTAGGGGGCGGAGTAACTATAGTTTGGCGTTTGCTCACTCCGCAAAATTCAGCACCTTCAACTGCTAACGCTCAACCTGAAGGGGTAAGAGTCAAAATATCCACGGTACAAAGCGGCATCATTGAGGAAAGTTCAGATTTTATTGCTAGCCTGAAATCCCAGCGCTCAGTTACGCTCCAGCCGAAGATTCAGGGCCAAGTTACCCAGATACTTGTGAAATCGGGAGATCCAGTAGCCGAAGGAGCAGCGATTCTCCAAGTAGATCGTACACCACAAGCAGCGATCGCTCTTAAAAATTCTGTACCTCCAGCATTTTTAATGCAACTGGCAAATGCCCGCGCTACACTCCAATCTCTGGAAGCAGAACGACCATCATATATTGCAAATGTGCAATTGTATGAGCAAAATTATGAAAAGTTTCTTGCTCTAGCGGAACAAGGAGCCGTGTCTCGACAAACTAGCAATCAGTTCGCTAATAGGCTCGCTAATGCTAAAACTAGTCTTAATGCAATTGATTCCAGGATTCAAGTACAACGAGCTAATATATTGCAAGCTGAAAAAACCTTGCAGCAAGCTGATGTAAATACTCAAACGCAACAGCCCCAGTCCGACAAAATTACCGCTCCCTTTAGTGGCACTGTTGGCAACCTCGGTGTGAAAGTCGGTAATTTAGTTAATACTTCTACACCATTAGTTAATATCACCCAAAATCGACCTTTAGAAGTGAATATCTCTGTGCCACTACAGCAGGCGCCCCAATTGCGTAAGGGAATGCCAGTGGAAGTTATGAACACACAAGGTCAAAAGCTGGGTAGAAGTAGGGTATTTTACATTGCACCTAATCCTAGTACTGAGACACAAACAATACTGATCAAAGCACTTTTTGATAATCCTAACGGTCAGTTACGTGCAGATCAATTGGTAAGGGCTAGAGTGTTCTGGAATCAACGCCCCGGAGTTTTAATTCCCACAACAGCAATGACTCGTGTAGGTGGGGACACTTTTGTTTATGTAGTTGAAACAGAAACATCTCCCCAAGGCGTATCTCAACAAGTAGCTCGGCAAAAGCGAGTGAAGCTAGGCGAGATCAAAGATAATAATTACCAAGTTATTGAAGGATTACAGCCAGAAGATAAAGTTATTATCTCAGGTTTGCTCAATCTTAGGGATGGTGTTGCGATCGTTCCAGAATTTTAA
- a CDS encoding glycoside hydrolase family 10 protein, with translation MVSIATPFSDIQNHWARLFITALAQRGIVSGLPNGTYRPDNSLTRAEFAAIIAKAFPTVAKKRQYVPFVDVPTSYWAAAAIQTAYEKAFISGFPDKSYRPANRITRVEVLVSLVAGLEIATKVKPDLLSALPQIYQDSLQIPGYGRNHVAIATSAGLVASFPNLKLLSPNIAATRADVAVIIYQALVYLGEAEKIASSYLVQPPITTPTPTPTPTPTPTPTPTPTPTPTPTPTPIGSVRVNHSREFRGAWLVSVWNGDWPSKAGLSVAQQKAELTEITIKLQALNFNALIFQVRPEGDALYESQLEPWSAWITGTQGKAPEPFYDPLAFAIAECHKRNIEVHAWFNPYRASTSTDPAKTVRPHIAATNPESVYLWKTQRWMDPGLKIVQDRAYNVILDVVKRYDVDGIHLDDYFYPYPIEGQSFPDDKTYAAYKAAGGTLSLGDWRRDNVNKMVQRLWQGIKATKPDVKFGISPFGIYRPGQPAGITGLDAYNVLYADSKKWLEEGWIDYIAPQLYWRTDQPQQSYSALLKWWTQINTKQRHVYAGNNLTEPSNKSRESGEIEKQVIISRSQAGQLSLGNIFFNLGVLTENSQGIADKFQSLLYNKPALPPTLPWQDTTPPPPPTGLQVNNRKLSWQPGDNQPVRSWTLYRLSGDTWTIQRILSAGTTFATVQQAGSYAVCAVDRLANESVGTVITVS, from the coding sequence ATGGTATCTATTGCTACTCCCTTCTCGGATATTCAAAACCATTGGGCACGCTTATTTATTACAGCCTTAGCCCAACGTGGTATTGTCAGTGGGTTGCCTAATGGCACCTATCGCCCCGATAACTCACTCACCCGCGCTGAATTTGCCGCCATCATCGCCAAGGCATTTCCCACCGTTGCCAAGAAGCGGCAGTATGTCCCCTTTGTTGATGTACCCACTAGTTATTGGGCAGCAGCCGCCATTCAAACAGCTTACGAAAAAGCATTTATTAGTGGGTTTCCTGATAAAAGTTACCGTCCCGCTAACCGAATTACTAGAGTAGAAGTATTAGTTTCCTTGGTAGCTGGTCTAGAAATTGCCACCAAGGTAAAACCTGACCTCCTCTCAGCACTCCCACAAATTTATCAAGATTCTCTTCAGATTCCTGGCTATGGCAGAAATCACGTAGCTATTGCCACTAGTGCCGGATTGGTGGCTAGTTTCCCAAATTTGAAATTACTCAGTCCCAATATTGCAGCCACCCGTGCAGATGTGGCAGTGATTATTTATCAAGCTTTGGTGTATTTAGGTGAGGCAGAAAAAATTGCCTCTAGTTACTTAGTGCAGCCGCCAATAACCACACCGACACCAACCCCCACACCGACACCGACTCCAACCCCCACACCAACCCCCACACCAACTCCAACGCCAACCCCCACCCCTATCGGTAGCGTTAGAGTAAATCATAGCCGGGAGTTCCGGGGGGCATGGTTAGTATCTGTGTGGAATGGTGATTGGCCTTCCAAAGCCGGACTTTCTGTTGCCCAACAAAAAGCTGAACTCACCGAAATTACTATTAAATTACAAGCGTTGAACTTCAATGCCCTGATTTTCCAGGTGCGACCGGAAGGAGACGCTTTATATGAGTCTCAATTAGAGCCTTGGAGTGCTTGGATTACCGGAACTCAGGGGAAAGCACCAGAACCATTTTATGATCCTTTAGCATTTGCGATCGCAGAATGTCACAAGCGTAATATTGAAGTTCATGCTTGGTTCAACCCTTACCGCGCTAGCACTTCCACCGACCCAGCCAAAACAGTCCGTCCCCACATAGCAGCTACCAATCCAGAAAGCGTTTATTTGTGGAAAACTCAACGCTGGATGGACCCAGGACTGAAAATAGTTCAGGATAGGGCGTACAACGTAATTCTCGATGTAGTGAAGCGCTACGATGTTGATGGCATTCACTTAGATGATTATTTCTATCCATATCCCATCGAAGGGCAGTCTTTTCCCGATGACAAAACCTACGCTGCATACAAAGCTGCCGGTGGTACACTCAGCCTTGGCGACTGGCGACGGGACAATGTTAACAAAATGGTACAGCGCCTCTGGCAGGGAATTAAAGCAACCAAACCCGACGTAAAATTTGGTATTAGTCCCTTTGGGATTTATCGCCCCGGACAACCCGCTGGTATTACTGGGTTGGATGCTTACAATGTGCTGTATGCTGACTCTAAGAAATGGTTAGAAGAAGGCTGGATTGATTATATTGCTCCTCAATTATATTGGCGCACAGACCAACCACAACAAAGTTATTCCGCGTTGCTAAAGTGGTGGACACAGATAAATACAAAGCAAAGACACGTTTATGCTGGGAACAATTTGACAGAACCAAGCAACAAGAGTCGAGAGAGTGGTGAGATTGAAAAGCAGGTGATAATTAGTCGCAGCCAAGCTGGACAGTTGTCATTAGGGAATATCTTCTTTAATCTCGGTGTTTTGACGGAAAATAGTCAGGGCATTGCTGATAAATTCCAAAGTCTGCTTTATAACAAACCTGCGCTACCGCCAACTTTGCCTTGGCAAGATACAACACCACCCCCACCACCGACTGGATTACAAGTGAATAACCGCAAACTGAGTTGGCAGCCTGGAGATAATCAGCCAGTTCGTTCTTGGACACTGTATCGGCTGAGTGGCGATACTTGGACAATTCAGCGAATTTTGTCTGCTGGCACAACCTTCGCTACCGTCCAACAAGCGGGAAGCTATGCGGTGTGTGCGGTGGATAGATTGGCGAATGAGAGTGTGGGAACAGTTATTACAGTGAGTTAA
- a CDS encoding HdeD family acid-resistance protein: protein MTTNVSRDINKNVNGALITGVLLSIAGVIAIAVPNISTIFAETWIAVILIFAGFTKLVYATQTRDRGGFIWKILLSALYIATGIMLFVYPFTGVLTLTLLLGSFLLTEGTFELILAFQLRPQDNWTWILADGIITLVLGGMIWFQWPFNAPWLLGTLVGVSILFTGISRVMLALNARSTSNPTNEATNAT, encoded by the coding sequence ATGACAACCAACGTTTCTAGAGATATTAACAAGAATGTTAATGGAGCGCTGATAACTGGTGTTCTTCTGAGTATTGCGGGGGTTATTGCGATCGCAGTGCCTAATATCTCAACGATATTCGCCGAGACTTGGATTGCAGTGATTTTGATTTTCGCCGGATTTACAAAACTAGTGTACGCCACTCAAACCCGCGATCGCGGAGGTTTCATTTGGAAAATTTTATTGAGCGCACTCTATATTGCAACGGGCATAATGCTATTTGTTTATCCTTTTACGGGTGTTCTCACACTCACTCTGTTGCTTGGCAGCTTTTTGCTGACTGAAGGCACATTCGAGTTAATTCTGGCATTCCAGTTACGTCCGCAAGATAACTGGACGTGGATACTCGCTGATGGTATTATTACGCTGGTATTAGGTGGAATGATTTGGTTCCAGTGGCCCTTCAATGCGCCTTGGCTTCTTGGCACACTAGTTGGTGTCAGCATTCTTTTCACTGGCATTTCACGCGTGATGCTGGCGTTGAATGCGCGTTCTACCTCAAATCCTACTAACGAAGCTACAAATGCTACTTAG